A single genomic interval of Oryza sativa Japonica Group chromosome 7, ASM3414082v1 harbors:
- the LOC136357272 gene encoding uncharacterized protein, translated as MAHVLISQLSCGDLNTRILARVSRLWDFCDLNGSGNIFHTDLVLLDQMGNSIHAQIYPPAIDSLRPLLKEQKVYYIDSFTVRYANRTYRPVDNSLMIVFSKWTTFEEYIEPAADFPGITFSLTPFSDIPNLVDKTIFYVDVMGVITEVGSPTVVRPKSRNADSLKRTIQICDASNSTMPVTLWGERADAFDANSVYNAGQTQAQVIVFVGTLVKDYTGLGLTVTGSSPCKWYLNLDIPEVLELKESFSANFRPVSWVDNPATGYNQDTAEEKTIQEILALNPHKNRSTRFIVNVTVRRICSENSWWYNSCRLCYRTSKPYGSSYKCSSCSNIGIPDPRYKVVLIAGDASSNATFILFGRVAHRLIKKSVESLIEDNPPDSDYIPAEIAALV; from the exons ATGGCACATGTGCTCATTTCACAGCTGTCCTGTGGAGACTTAAACACAAGGATCCTTGCAAGAGTTTCTAGGTTATGGGATTTCTGCGATCTCAACGGCAGTGGCAATATTTTCCACACTGATCTTGTGCTGCTCGATCAGATG GGAAACAGCATTCACGCTCAGATTTATCCACCTGCAATTGACAGCCTGAGGCCTTTGCTTAAGGAACAAAAGGTTTACTATATTGACTCCTTTACTGTGAGGTATGCGAATAGGACATACAGGCCAGTCGACAATAGCCTAATGATTGTGTTCAGTAAATGGACAACATTTGAAGAATACATTGAGCCCGCTGCTGATTTCCCTGGCATAACTTTTTCATTGACACCATTCAGTGATATCCCCAATTTAGTGGACAAGACCATCTTCTATGTTG ATGTCATGGGTGTCATCACTGAGGTTGGTTCGCCAACCGTTGTGCGGCCGAAGTCAAGGAATGCTGATAGCTTAAAAAGAACAATACAGATATGTGATGCAAG CAATTCAACAATGCCTGTTACACTCTGGGGAGAAAGGGCTGATGCTTTTGACGCTAATAGTGTATACAATGCTGGCCAAACTCAGGCCCAAGTTATTGTCTTTGTTGGGACACTTGTCAAAGATTACACAGGATTAG GTCTTACAGTGACTGGTAGTTCGCCGTGCAAATGGTATCTAAACCTTGATATTCCTGAAGTGCTAGAACTCAAAGAGAG CTTCAGTGCAAACTTTCGTCCAGTGAGCTGGGTTGATAACCCAGCAACAGGTTACAACCAGGACACTGCAGAGGAAAAAACTATTCAAGAAATACTTGCCCTCAATCCTCACAAGAACAGG AGTACACGTTTCATTGTCAATGTCACTGTTAGGAGGATATGCAGCGAAAATTCCTGGTGGTACAATTCATGCCGATTATGCTATAGAACTTCTAAGCCATACGGTTCTAGCTACAAATGCTCAAGCTGTTCTAACATAGGAATACCAGATCCAAG ATATAAAGTAGTGCTCATCGCCGGTGATGCCAGCTCCAATGCTACATTTATCCTTTTTGGAAGAGTTGCACACCGCCTCATAAAAAAATCAGTGGAATCTCTGATTGAGGACAATCCACCAGATAGTGATTACATTCCAGCTGAGATCGCAGCGCTTGTTTAG